From Salvia splendens isolate huo1 chromosome 3, SspV2, whole genome shotgun sequence, a single genomic window includes:
- the LOC121793898 gene encoding putative gamma-glutamylcyclotransferase At3g02910, translated as MGVVAEATLIFTYGTLKQGFSNHALLQDLISTGDAAFVRAARTLHPLPLVCGPYRVPFLLNLPGLGHRVSGEIYAVSPAAVARMDDLEGIGRGHYERLPIQIETEAETVEAYYAHGSYAEAMWRRSGGEAYNCYTEKAAKGYVRRMDRPQHLTFLDQIALFLSSSAS; from the coding sequence ATGGGAGTGGTGGCCGAGGCGACGCTGATATTCACCTACGGCACTCTGAAGCAGGGCTTCTCCAACCACGCTCTCCTCCAGGACCTCATCTCCACCGGCGACGCCGCATTTGTCCGCGCCGCCCGCACCCTGCACCCCCTCCCCCTCGTCTGCGGGCCCTACCGCGTCCCCTTCCTCCTCAACCTTCCCGGCCTCGGCCACCGCGTCTCCGGCGAGATCTACGCCGTCTCCCCCGCCGCCGTCGCCAGGATGGACGACCTCGAGGGGATCGGCCGGGGCCACTACGAGCGCCTGCCGATCCAGATCGAGACAGAGGCGGAGACGGTGGAGGCGTACTACGCCCACGGGAGCTACGCGGAGGCGATGTGGCGGAGGAGCGGAGGAGAGGCGTATAATTGCTACACGGAAAAAGCGGCCAAGGGATACGTGAGGCGCATGGATCGGCCTCAGCATCTTACTTTTCTGGACCAAATTGCCCTCTTTCTTTCCTCTTCCGCTAGCTGA
- the LOC121797442 gene encoding protein RGF1 INDUCIBLE TRANSCRIPTION FACTOR 1-like, which produces MGDVEDDDGSKWPPWLRPLLQSSFFGQCKVHAAAAHKSECNMFCLDCIDGPICSLCLNFHKDHRHIQIRRSSYHDVIRVGEIQKYLDIAGVQTYIINSAKIVFLNQRRRPQPRPGKGAATNTCCVCDRSLLDSFDFCSIGCKIVGTSKNFDKEKMRTDDGGASDSDESFESMNAASIRKQVVRSKVQGFTPSTPPQTAAAKRRKGVPRRAPTGGLLLGY; this is translated from the exons ATG GGCGATGTAGAAGACGACGACGGCAGCAAATGGCCGCCGTGGCTGCGGCCGCTGCTACAGAGCAGCTTCTTTGGCCAATGCAAGGTGCACGCGGCGGCAGCGCACAAGAGCGAGTGCAACATGTTCTGCTTGGATTGCATCGACGGACCGATTTGCTCACTTTGCCTCAACTTTCACAAGGATCACCGCCATATTCAG ATACGGAGATCGTCATACCACGATGTGATTAGAGTGGGGGAGATTCAAAAGTACTTGGACATAGCAGGGGTTCAAACCTACATTATCAACAGCGCCAAAATTGTGTTCCTGAATCAGCGCCGCCGCCCTCAGCCGCGCCCCGGCAAAGGCGCCGCCACCAACACCTGCTGCGTCTGCGATCGCAGCCTCCTCGATTCCTTCGATTTCTGTTCCATTGGCTGCAAG ATCGTCGGAACATCGAAGAATTTCGATAAGGAGAAGATGAGGACGGATGACGGTGGCGCTTCCGACTCGGACGAGTCGTTCGAGTCGATGAACGCCGCCAGCATCCGTAAACAAGTTGTTAGAAGCAAGGTGCAGGGATTTACTCCGTCGACGCCGCCTCAGACCGCTGCAGCGAAGCGGCGGAAGGGCGTTCCTCGCCGAGCTCCCACCGGCGGGCTTCTACTAGGATATTGA
- the LOC121796484 gene encoding uncharacterized protein LOC121796484, which translates to MKLPLICSAELKIRSFVFVVSDLTDDSSSPVKSSVRGLVLCLETESVQSVVAKVEAVGAVSEDEVIEFEDACCGEVMCKVKVPYCNLWLICLPANKWGDVAA; encoded by the coding sequence atgaagcttccTCTCATTTGCTCTGCTGAGCTGAAGATCAGATCCTTCGTGTTTGTTGTTTCCGACCTAACCGACGATTCATCTTCTCCAGTGAAATCTTCCGTAAGAGGCCTCGTTTTATGCTTGGAAACTGAATCCGTTCAATCTGTTGTGGCCAAGGTAGAGGCTGTCGGTGCTGTTTCGGAAGATGAAGTGATCGAGTTTGAAGACGCTTGCTGCGGCGAGGTCATGTGCAAGGTGAAGGTCCCATATTGCAACCTCTGGCTAATCTGCTTGCCTGCAAATAAATGGGGCGACGTGGCAGCTTAA